In one Thermaerobacter sp. PB12/4term genomic region, the following are encoded:
- the frr gene encoding ribosome recycling factor — protein MIEDILRETRERMEARAENFRRELAGVRAGRATPALLEKIRVDYYGTPMPIHQLATITAPEPRMLVVQPWDKGVMGEIERAIAKSDLGVNPSSDGQVIRIVLPPLTEETRNELVKRVRKMAEEERVAVRNLRRQANEDLKDLEDEGFSEDEIRRAQEKVQELTDRIIARIDELLAAKEKEIREV, from the coding sequence GTGATCGAGGACATCCTCCGGGAGACCCGGGAACGGATGGAGGCGCGGGCGGAGAACTTCCGCCGGGAGCTGGCCGGGGTCCGGGCGGGTCGGGCGACGCCGGCCCTGCTGGAGAAGATCCGGGTCGACTACTACGGCACGCCCATGCCCATCCACCAGCTGGCCACCATCACGGCGCCGGAGCCGCGGATGTTGGTGGTCCAGCCCTGGGACAAGGGTGTGATGGGCGAGATCGAGCGGGCCATCGCCAAGTCGGACCTGGGTGTGAACCCCTCCAGCGACGGCCAGGTCATCCGCATCGTGCTGCCGCCGCTGACGGAGGAAACCCGCAACGAGCTGGTCAAGCGGGTGCGCAAGATGGCGGAGGAAGAGCGGGTGGCGGTGCGCAACCTGCGCCGCCAGGCCAATGAGGATCTCAAAGACCTGGAGGACGAGGGCTTTTCCGAGGACGAGATCCGTCGCGCCCAGGAGAAGGTCCAGGAGCTGACGGACCGGATCATCGCCCGCATCGACGAGCTGCTGGCCGCCAAGGAGAAGGAAATCCGCGAGGTGTGA
- a CDS encoding isoprenyl transferase, producing MTDPVERQGRAAPRPEEVELHLRIDRVRALGRMPRHVAIIMDGNGRWAQRRGWPRVAGHRAGVESVREIVRFAGDIGLEVLTLYAFSTENWRRPPAEVRALMGLLVEHIRRDLNELHRNGVQIRVIGDPAGLPALPRREVLRAVETTRHNRRMVLVLALNYGARWELARAARLVAERAARGEIDPAAIDETVLAAHLQTADLPDPDLLIRPSGEWRISNFLLWQIAYSELWFTPVAWPDFRPVHLVEAIEDFARRERRFGGLGPGADARTREEGWPGLAGHLAGEGERSSGRPGATGAAGPAGPAAPQRAAGPAAGPDAAAGEGAVPGGDGAVLQAGRPAAGNGDGAVSAGAGPGAGAGAGSRAARGGSSRPGSGGGSRPASGGGAAAPC from the coding sequence GTGACCGATCCCGTTGAGCGGCAAGGCCGGGCAGCGCCCCGGCCGGAGGAGGTGGAACTTCACCTCCGGATCGACCGGGTGCGGGCTCTGGGCCGGATGCCGCGGCACGTGGCCATCATCATGGACGGCAACGGTCGCTGGGCCCAGCGCCGGGGCTGGCCGCGGGTGGCCGGCCACCGGGCCGGAGTCGAGAGCGTGCGGGAGATCGTGCGCTTCGCCGGGGACATCGGCCTGGAGGTCCTGACCCTCTACGCCTTCTCCACGGAGAACTGGCGGCGGCCGCCGGCCGAGGTCCGCGCCCTGATGGGCCTCCTGGTGGAGCACATCCGCCGGGACCTCAACGAGCTTCACCGCAACGGCGTGCAGATCCGGGTGATCGGCGACCCCGCGGGGCTGCCGGCGCTGCCGCGGCGGGAGGTCTTGCGGGCGGTGGAGACCACCCGCCACAACCGCCGCATGGTGCTGGTGCTGGCCCTCAACTACGGCGCCCGCTGGGAGCTGGCCCGGGCTGCCCGGCTGGTGGCCGAGCGCGCCGCCCGGGGCGAGATCGACCCTGCGGCCATCGACGAGACGGTCCTGGCGGCCCACCTGCAGACGGCGGACCTGCCCGACCCCGACCTCTTGATCCGGCCCAGCGGCGAGTGGCGTATCTCCAACTTCCTGCTCTGGCAGATCGCCTACAGCGAGCTCTGGTTCACCCCCGTGGCCTGGCCCGATTTCCGCCCCGTGCACCTGGTGGAAGCCATCGAGGACTTCGCCCGGCGGGAGCGGCGCTTCGGGGGCCTGGGTCCAGGGGCGGACGCCAGGACCCGGGAAGAAGGGTGGCCCGGCCTGGCCGGTCACCTGGCCGGCGAAGGGGAGCGTTCCTCCGGCCGGCCGGGGGCGACCGGCGCGGCGGGCCCGGCTGGCCCCGCGGCGCCGCAGCGGGCAGCGGGCCCGGCGGCGGGGCCGGACGCGGCTGCCGGGGAGGGGGCGGTGCCCGGTGGGGACGGTGCGGTGCTGCAGGCCGGCCGCCCCGCAGCGGGCAACGGTGACGGCGCCGTGTCGGCCGGCGCCGGACCCGGGGCCGGCGCCGGCGCCGGCAGCCGGGCGGCGAGGGGCGGGAGCTCCCGGCCGGGAAGCGGTGGGGGTTCCCGGCCCGCAAGCGGCGGGGGCGCAGCCGCTCCATGCTGA
- the pyrH gene encoding UMP kinase: MLKLSGEMLAGGGFGIDPDVVDSIARQVREVVDLGVQVAIVVGGGNIWRGVQGSAKGIDRATSDYMGMLATVINALALQDALEKHGVDTRVQTAIEMKEVAEPYIRRRAIRHLEKGRVVIFAAGTGNPYFSTDTTAALRAAEIEAEIFFKATKEDGIYDADPRLDPNARKIDEIDYLQMLNRGLRVMDSTATSLCMENNIPIRVFNLSVPGNVRRAVLGENIGTYVRGEPR; the protein is encoded by the coding sequence ATGCTGAAGCTGTCAGGTGAGATGCTGGCCGGCGGCGGGTTCGGCATCGACCCCGATGTCGTCGACTCCATCGCCCGCCAGGTGCGGGAGGTGGTCGACCTGGGCGTCCAGGTGGCCATCGTGGTAGGCGGGGGCAACATCTGGCGGGGCGTGCAGGGCAGCGCCAAGGGCATCGACCGGGCCACCTCCGACTACATGGGGATGCTGGCCACGGTGATCAACGCCCTGGCCCTCCAGGACGCCCTGGAGAAGCACGGTGTCGACACACGGGTCCAGACGGCCATCGAGATGAAGGAGGTGGCCGAGCCTTATATCCGGCGGCGGGCCATTCGCCACCTGGAGAAGGGCCGGGTGGTGATCTTCGCCGCGGGGACCGGCAACCCATACTTCTCCACCGACACGACGGCGGCGTTGCGGGCCGCCGAGATCGAGGCGGAGATCTTCTTCAAGGCGACCAAGGAAGACGGCATCTACGACGCGGACCCGCGCCTTGACCCCAACGCCCGCAAGATCGACGAGATCGACTACCTGCAGATGCTCAACCGCGGCTTACGGGTGATGGATTCGACGGCCACGTCCCTTTGCATGGAGAACAACATCCCTATCCGGGTGTTTAACCTCAGCGTCCCGGGCAACGTGCGCCGGGCCGTTCTGGGCGAGAACATCGGTACATACGTCAGGGGGGAGCCCCGGTGA
- a CDS encoding phosphatidate cytidylyltransferase: MLKARVITAVLLLPPVLWAVARGGLALASLLAVVGLLAGWEAAGLLAAGTTGGRRAEPADRWLPARHRAAQPAAAVRGACALGGALPSVSLALLPGPAMAAMAAGGAAAVMVAALAAAMTAGFRRGSPGPGGAAPASADAGQGGPVFATAARAALLGAAVTLWVGVPLAHALWLRRAGVAWLLVPLVILWVQDIAAFFVGRAVGRHRMAPRISPGKTWEGAAGGLAAGLLVAIALAGLLDVHPAGLVPAAAAVAVAGQAGDLFESYWKRRAGLKDSGALLPGHGGMLDRIDSLLPALLLFNWWMQPWR; this comes from the coding sequence ATGCTGAAGGCGCGGGTCATCACCGCCGTCCTGCTGTTGCCGCCGGTGCTGTGGGCCGTCGCCCGGGGCGGGCTGGCCCTGGCCTCCCTGCTGGCCGTGGTGGGCCTGCTGGCGGGCTGGGAGGCGGCGGGCCTGCTGGCGGCAGGCACTACCGGCGGCCGGCGGGCCGAACCGGCGGATCGCTGGCTGCCGGCCCGCCACCGGGCTGCGCAGCCGGCCGCGGCGGTGCGGGGTGCCTGTGCGCTAGGCGGGGCCCTGCCGAGCGTAAGCTTGGCCCTGCTGCCCGGGCCGGCCATGGCCGCCATGGCAGCGGGCGGGGCTGCGGCGGTCATGGTGGCCGCCCTGGCGGCCGCCATGACCGCCGGGTTCCGCCGCGGGAGCCCTGGGCCCGGCGGGGCCGCGCCTGCGTCCGCCGATGCCGGGCAGGGCGGCCCCGTCTTCGCCACCGCAGCCCGGGCCGCCCTGCTGGGGGCGGCCGTCACCCTCTGGGTCGGGGTGCCCCTGGCCCATGCCCTCTGGCTGCGCCGGGCGGGGGTGGCCTGGTTGCTGGTGCCGCTGGTGATCCTGTGGGTCCAGGACATCGCCGCCTTCTTCGTGGGCCGGGCGGTGGGCCGCCACCGCATGGCACCGCGCATCTCCCCCGGCAAGACCTGGGAGGGGGCGGCGGGCGGCCTGGCGGCCGGTCTCCTGGTGGCCATCGCCCTGGCCGGCCTTCTGGATGTGCACCCCGCCGGCCTGGTTCCGGCAGCCGCGGCCGTGGCCGTCGCAGGCCAGGCGGGTGACCTCTTCGAATCCTACTGGAAGCGGCGGGCTGGCCTGAAGGATTCGGGCGCGCTGCTGCCGGGCCACGGCGGCATGCTGGATCGCATCGACAGCCTGCTGCCGGCTCTGCTCCTCTTCAACTGGTGGATGCAGCCGTGGCGGTAG
- a CDS encoding 1-deoxy-D-xylulose-5-phosphate reductoisomerase, with translation MVILGSTGSIGRQAADVIARMAGRLRAVGLAAGRDGARLLEQVRRLRPEVVALEDPEAGRRWQPVLEREGVRVLVGPGSAEVLATWPGARRVLSAITGAAGLRPTLAALEAGRDVALANKESLVAAGSLVTRLAAARGARLLPVDSEHSALFQCLQGRRPEEVERLILTASGGPFRGWSREALARVTPAEAVRHPNWSMGAKISVDSATLMNKGLEVIEAHWLFGLPADRIAVVIHPQSIVHGLVELVDGAAVAVLARPDMRQPIQYALCYPERGPRLVERLDLAAAGMLTFEEPDTGTFPCLALAYQALQAGGTAPAVLNAANEEAVAAFLAGKLPFPGIAETVAAVLDRHRPQPVTGLDDVLEADAWARAEARALLAGAWEAGRAE, from the coding sequence GTGGTGATCCTGGGCAGCACCGGGTCCATCGGCCGGCAGGCGGCCGACGTCATCGCCCGGATGGCGGGCCGCCTGCGGGCCGTGGGCCTGGCCGCGGGGCGCGACGGGGCCCGCCTGCTGGAACAGGTGCGCCGCCTCAGGCCCGAAGTGGTGGCCCTGGAGGATCCGGAGGCCGGCCGGCGGTGGCAGCCGGTGCTGGAGCGGGAAGGGGTCCGGGTCCTGGTCGGACCGGGCTCCGCGGAGGTCCTGGCCACCTGGCCGGGCGCCCGGCGCGTCCTTTCCGCCATCACCGGCGCCGCCGGCCTGCGCCCTACCCTGGCGGCCCTGGAGGCGGGCCGGGACGTGGCCCTGGCCAACAAGGAGTCCCTGGTGGCGGCAGGAAGCCTGGTCACCCGGCTGGCCGCCGCCCGGGGCGCCCGCCTGCTGCCGGTGGACAGCGAGCACTCGGCCCTCTTCCAGTGCCTTCAGGGTCGCCGGCCCGAGGAGGTGGAGCGGCTCATCCTCACGGCCTCGGGCGGTCCCTTCCGCGGCTGGAGCCGGGAGGCCCTCGCCCGCGTGACCCCTGCGGAGGCGGTCCGCCACCCCAACTGGTCCATGGGGGCCAAGATCAGCGTGGACTCGGCCACCTTGATGAACAAGGGCCTGGAGGTCATCGAGGCCCACTGGCTCTTCGGCCTGCCCGCCGACCGCATCGCCGTGGTGATCCACCCCCAGAGCATCGTCCACGGCCTGGTCGAACTGGTGGACGGGGCGGCGGTGGCCGTTCTGGCGCGGCCCGACATGCGCCAGCCGATCCAGTACGCCCTGTGTTATCCTGAACGTGGACCCCGGCTGGTGGAGCGCTTGGATCTGGCCGCCGCGGGCATGCTGACCTTTGAAGAGCCGGACACCGGGACCTTCCCCTGCCTGGCCCTGGCCTACCAGGCCCTGCAGGCAGGGGGAACGGCCCCGGCCGTGCTCAACGCTGCCAACGAAGAGGCGGTGGCCGCGTTCCTTGCGGGGAAGCTGCCCTTTCCGGGCATCGCCGAGACGGTGGCGGCGGTGCTGGACCGGCACCGGCCCCAGCCGGTGACCGGCCTGGACGACGTGCTGGAAGCCGACGCCTGGGCCCGGGCCGAGGCGCGGGCCCTGCTGGCAGGGGCATGGGAAGCGGGGCGGGCGGAATAA
- a CDS encoding DUF4010 domain-containing protein encodes MRPEATWVDLQNLALSLALGLLVGLERHRAGKELGMRTFAFTALAGTLAASTDPPYRLPFMLGVLAFTALVVLINSWQNLRAHESVEITTSVALLLTALNGILVGRGQIFTPVAATILMLLLLSWKEELVGWTALISRDEVHAAIYLGVISFVILPVLPDEPVDPWGLFDLRRVWLMVVLISAIGFANYVLLRVYGARGVTYTGFLGGLVNSTATVAEMALKVGANPPLERFAFRGVMLAKAAMFIRNGLVLGLFAPVALPYGLLPVGLMLILALVLAIRARVPAGEEAPEVRLTSPFSVRAALEFGLVFLVLNVIATLGQRYLGTAGFYGVSFLGGLVSSASSAATAANLAAQGRIAPSQAAYGTVLASLASAVILVPIVQRAARGTALGRQILITIMGMVVAGGLGLLLNPLFLAATGLAP; translated from the coding sequence ATGCGGCCGGAAGCAACCTGGGTCGACCTGCAAAACCTGGCCCTGTCCCTGGCCCTGGGCCTCCTGGTAGGCCTGGAGCGACACCGGGCGGGCAAGGAACTGGGCATGCGCACCTTCGCCTTCACCGCCCTGGCCGGGACCCTGGCGGCCTCCACCGATCCGCCCTACCGGTTGCCCTTCATGCTGGGCGTCCTGGCCTTCACCGCCCTGGTGGTGCTGATCAACAGCTGGCAGAACCTGCGCGCCCACGAAAGTGTCGAGATCACCACCTCCGTGGCCCTCCTGCTCACCGCCCTGAACGGCATCCTGGTGGGCCGCGGCCAGATCTTCACGCCCGTGGCGGCCACCATCCTGATGCTGCTCTTGCTTTCCTGGAAGGAGGAACTGGTGGGCTGGACGGCCCTGATCTCCCGGGACGAGGTCCACGCGGCGATCTACCTGGGGGTGATCTCCTTTGTCATCCTGCCCGTCCTGCCGGACGAGCCCGTCGACCCCTGGGGCCTGTTCGATCTGCGCCGGGTGTGGCTCATGGTGGTGCTGATCTCGGCCATCGGGTTCGCCAACTACGTGCTCCTGCGGGTCTACGGCGCGCGGGGCGTCACCTACACGGGCTTCCTGGGCGGGCTGGTCAACAGCACCGCCACCGTGGCCGAGATGGCCCTCAAGGTCGGTGCGAACCCGCCGCTGGAGCGGTTTGCCTTCCGCGGCGTGATGCTGGCCAAGGCGGCGATGTTCATCCGCAACGGCCTGGTCCTGGGCCTTTTCGCTCCGGTGGCCCTGCCCTACGGCCTCCTGCCCGTGGGGCTCATGCTGATCCTCGCCCTGGTGCTGGCCATCCGGGCCCGGGTGCCGGCCGGGGAAGAAGCGCCGGAGGTCCGGCTGACCTCGCCCTTTTCGGTGCGGGCGGCCCTGGAGTTCGGGCTGGTGTTTCTGGTGCTGAACGTCATCGCCACCCTGGGCCAGCGCTACCTGGGCACCGCCGGGTTCTACGGCGTGAGCTTCCTCGGCGGCCTGGTGTCCAGCGCCTCCAGCGCCGCCACCGCCGCCAACCTGGCCGCCCAGGGGCGGATCGCGCCGTCCCAGGCCGCCTACGGCACCGTTCTGGCCTCCCTGGCCAGCGCCGTCATCCTGGTGCCCATCGTCCAGCGGGCGGCCCGGGGCACCGCCCTGGGCCGCCAGATCCTGATCACCATCATGGGGATGGTGGTGGCGGGGGGGCTGGGCTTGCTCCTGAACCCCCTCTTCCTGGCGGCCACCGGCCTGGCGCCGTAG
- the rseP gene encoding RIP metalloprotease RseP, with protein MIWTIAVFALLIVIHELGHFWAAKRSGVLVHEFALGFGPRLAFVRRGETEYSLRLLPLGGFVRMAGMQPDEEGLEDVPPQRRFLGRPLGDRVKIIAAGPLMNVALAIALFALVFAVIGVPVARPVVGEVVPGYPAADAGLQPGDRIVAIDGRPVDSWDQVVAAIQGAAGRPVELTIQRQGRELAVQVTPRPDPRRPGTGVVGIRPLVETVRTGVVEAVSRGAQATWQVAAGFVTALVHMLTGRGGFDVIGPVGIGQQIGEAAQVGLSQVVLLAAILSANLALVNLLPVPALDGGRLVFLAVEAVRGRPVDPEQENLIHFVGFALLMLLAIVITYRDLLRLNAS; from the coding sequence GTGATCTGGACGATCGCCGTCTTCGCGCTGCTCATCGTGATCCACGAGCTGGGCCACTTCTGGGCGGCCAAGCGAAGCGGCGTGCTGGTCCACGAGTTCGCCCTGGGTTTCGGGCCCCGGCTGGCCTTTGTGCGCCGGGGCGAGACGGAGTACAGCCTGCGGCTCCTGCCGCTGGGCGGGTTCGTCCGCATGGCGGGGATGCAGCCCGACGAGGAAGGGCTGGAGGACGTCCCGCCCCAGCGGCGCTTTCTCGGCCGGCCCCTGGGCGATCGGGTGAAGATCATCGCCGCGGGGCCGCTGATGAACGTGGCCCTGGCCATCGCGCTGTTCGCCCTGGTCTTTGCCGTCATCGGCGTGCCCGTGGCGCGGCCCGTGGTGGGGGAAGTGGTGCCGGGCTACCCGGCGGCGGACGCGGGCCTGCAGCCCGGAGACCGCATCGTGGCCATCGACGGCCGGCCGGTCGACTCCTGGGACCAGGTGGTGGCCGCCATCCAGGGCGCGGCCGGCCGGCCCGTTGAGCTCACCATCCAGCGCCAGGGCCGGGAACTGGCCGTCCAGGTGACGCCCCGGCCCGATCCCCGGCGCCCGGGAACCGGTGTGGTCGGCATCCGTCCCCTGGTGGAGACGGTGCGAACCGGGGTGGTGGAAGCCGTCAGCCGCGGCGCGCAGGCGACCTGGCAGGTGGCGGCCGGGTTCGTCACCGCGCTGGTCCACATGCTGACAGGTCGCGGCGGGTTCGATGTGATCGGCCCCGTGGGAATCGGGCAGCAGATCGGCGAGGCGGCCCAGGTGGGACTGAGCCAGGTGGTGTTGCTGGCGGCCATCCTTTCGGCCAACCTGGCGCTGGTCAACCTGCTGCCCGTCCCGGCGCTGGACGGGGGCCGGCTGGTGTTCCTGGCTGTGGAGGCGGTCCGCGGGCGGCCGGTGGATCCGGAGCAGGAGAACTTGATCCACTTCGTCGGCTTTGCCCTGCTGATGCTGCTGGCCATCGTGATCACCTACCGCGACCTCTTGCGACTGAACGCGTCGTGA
- a CDS encoding PASTA domain-containing protein, with product MTPLQDLVGLPLAEARRRLAGAGLSVTVAVTAAPEEPARRRARQVGPRLTLWRVVRAEAGEAPGQVRLLVAAFPLPPLPRADLEAALGEAAAGSWGPPSGGSLDAGAPGGAGAAAGDGGAGPVKAGPAETAAPRPGGAGTGPGAPRSGWGAASAAEQGSGAGRDAAGREGEGAGDRSR from the coding sequence GTGACGCCGTTGCAGGACCTGGTGGGCCTGCCCCTGGCGGAAGCGCGCCGGCGCCTGGCAGGGGCAGGTCTTTCCGTTACCGTCGCGGTGACCGCCGCGCCGGAGGAACCGGCCCGGCGCCGGGCCCGCCAGGTGGGCCCCCGGCTGACCCTGTGGCGGGTGGTGCGGGCGGAGGCAGGCGAGGCGCCCGGCCAGGTGCGGCTCCTGGTGGCGGCCTTTCCCCTCCCCCCCCTGCCGCGGGCGGACCTGGAGGCCGCCCTGGGCGAGGCGGCCGCCGGGAGCTGGGGGCCGCCCAGCGGGGGTTCCCTGGATGCCGGTGCGCCCGGCGGGGCAGGCGCCGCCGCGGGGGACGGGGGCGCAGGCCCGGTCAAGGCGGGCCCCGCGGAGACGGCCGCCCCGCGGCCGGGTGGAGCCGGAACCGGCCCCGGGGCGCCGCGCTCCGGTTGGGGCGCGGCGAGTGCCGCGGAGCAAGGGAGCGGGGCCGGGCGGGACGCAGCCGGGAGAGAAGGAGAGGGAGCCGGTGACCGATCCCGTTGA
- the ispG gene encoding flavodoxin-dependent (E)-4-hydroxy-3-methylbut-2-enyl-diphosphate synthase: MMELGPKPRRRTPTVWVGPVPIGSDHPVVVQSMTNTDTADAEATAAQVIELARAGSEVVRITVNREEAAAAVPRIVERVRAAGYATPLVGDFHYNGHVLLTRYPECARALDKYRINPGNVGARQKDRNFAQIIEVALKYEKPVRIGVNWGSLDQDLLTELMDANARRPDPRSAREVLLEAMVESALRSARFAEELGMPHDRIILSAKVSEVQDLIAVYRTLAARCDYPLHLGLTEAGMGMKGIVASTAGLAVLLQEGIGDTIRISLTPTPGGDRAEEVRVAQQILQSLGLRTFLPQVSSCPGCGRTTSTFFQEMARDVQAYIQRRLPEWRRRYPGVETLKVAVMGCVVNGPGESRHADIGISLPGTFEEPTAPVFIDGEKYTTLRGDDIVPRFLQILEDYVARRFGRDGDGKRAAAPAGREAAAPTRRGEEDAGGVAAGSAARSEAGRPGRPAAGTPAGSAGGRAAGT, from the coding sequence ATGATGGAACTCGGCCCCAAGCCGCGCCGGCGAACGCCCACCGTGTGGGTGGGCCCGGTGCCCATCGGCAGCGACCACCCGGTGGTCGTGCAGTCGATGACCAACACCGACACCGCCGACGCCGAGGCCACCGCCGCCCAGGTCATCGAGCTGGCCCGGGCGGGCAGCGAGGTGGTCCGGATCACCGTCAACCGGGAGGAAGCGGCCGCGGCCGTGCCTCGCATCGTGGAGCGGGTGCGGGCGGCAGGCTATGCCACGCCCCTGGTGGGCGACTTCCATTACAACGGCCACGTGCTGCTCACCCGTTACCCCGAATGCGCCCGCGCCCTGGACAAGTACCGGATCAACCCGGGGAATGTGGGCGCCCGGCAAAAGGATCGCAACTTCGCCCAGATCATCGAGGTCGCCCTGAAGTATGAGAAGCCGGTGCGCATCGGGGTGAACTGGGGTTCCCTGGACCAGGACCTGCTGACGGAGCTGATGGATGCCAATGCCCGCCGGCCCGACCCCCGCAGCGCCCGGGAGGTGCTTCTGGAGGCCATGGTGGAGAGCGCCCTGCGCTCGGCCCGGTTTGCGGAGGAACTGGGCATGCCCCACGACCGAATCATTCTCAGCGCCAAGGTCTCCGAGGTCCAGGACCTGATCGCCGTCTACCGCACCCTGGCCGCCCGCTGCGACTACCCCCTGCACCTGGGCCTTACCGAGGCCGGCATGGGCATGAAGGGCATCGTGGCCAGCACGGCGGGCCTGGCGGTGCTGCTGCAGGAGGGGATCGGGGACACCATCCGCATTTCCCTGACGCCCACGCCGGGCGGCGACCGGGCGGAGGAGGTGCGGGTGGCCCAGCAGATCCTCCAGTCCCTGGGCCTGCGCACCTTCCTGCCCCAGGTCAGTTCCTGCCCGGGCTGTGGCCGCACCACCAGCACGTTCTTCCAGGAGATGGCCCGGGACGTGCAGGCCTACATCCAGCGGCGCCTGCCCGAGTGGCGCCGGCGCTATCCCGGCGTGGAGACCCTGAAGGTGGCGGTCATGGGCTGCGTGGTGAACGGCCCCGGGGAGAGCCGCCACGCCGACATCGGCATCTCCCTGCCGGGGACCTTCGAAGAGCCCACCGCTCCGGTCTTCATCGACGGCGAGAAGTACACCACCCTGCGGGGCGACGACATCGTGCCGCGGTTTCTCCAGATCCTGGAGGACTACGTCGCCCGCCGCTTCGGCCGTGACGGGGATGGAAAGCGGGCAGCCGCTCCGGCCGGCCGGGAAGCGGCGGCTCCGACCCGCCGCGGCGAGGAGGACGCCGGCGGAGTGGCCGCAGGATCCGCAGCCCGGAGCGAGGCAGGACGCCCCGGCAGGCCCGCCGCCGGTACCCCGGCCGGCAGCGCCGGTGGCCGCGCCGCCGGCACGTAG
- a CDS encoding proline--tRNA ligase, whose amino-acid sequence MRWTRLLIPTLRDDPAEAEIASHRLMLRAGLIRRVTAGIYEWLPLGRRAVVKVETIVREEMNRKGGLEVGLPIVQPAELWRETGRWAQYGEEMWRLKDRHGREYCLGPTHEEIITDLVRATVSSYRQLPLLLYQIQNKYRDEIRPRFGVMRAREFIMKDAYSFDVDAEGLERSYQAMDDAYRRIFSRCGLVFRPVAADPGAIGGSGTHEFMALADYGEALIVYCDACGYAANVEKATSRLAPPVDEAPRPLEKRATPGVRTIAQLAEAEGIPPQRQIKILFYWAIYDGRDPQLVAALVRGDRELNEVKLKNATGALDVRMASREEVLEVAGAPTGSAGPVGLKGVPVLADEEVMALRNTACGANEEGYHFFNVNPGRDFTPDRVTDLRLVGAGDACPECGTPMAAARGIEVGQIFKLWTKYSEALGCTFKDADGQERPMVMGCYGIGITRTVAAVIEQHHDEKGIIWPMSVAPYHVVVVPVNYAEPDQRQAAERVYGQLLEAGVEAVLDDRDERPGVKFNDADLIGFPLRVTVGPRGLAEGKVEVVERATGQATPVPVDQAAAEVARRVRQALDELNRRDGSVGKR is encoded by the coding sequence ATGCGGTGGACCCGGCTGCTGATTCCCACCCTGCGGGACGACCCGGCCGAAGCGGAGATCGCCAGCCACCGCCTGATGTTGCGGGCGGGATTGATCCGGCGGGTGACGGCCGGCATCTACGAGTGGCTGCCCCTGGGCCGGCGGGCGGTGGTCAAGGTGGAGACCATCGTCCGGGAGGAGATGAACCGGAAGGGCGGCCTGGAGGTCGGCCTGCCCATCGTCCAGCCGGCGGAGCTCTGGCGGGAGACGGGCCGCTGGGCCCAGTACGGCGAGGAGATGTGGCGCCTCAAGGACCGGCACGGCCGCGAGTACTGCCTGGGGCCGACCCATGAGGAGATCATCACCGACCTGGTGCGGGCCACGGTCAGCTCCTACCGGCAACTGCCCCTGTTGCTCTACCAGATCCAGAACAAGTACCGGGACGAGATCCGGCCCCGCTTCGGCGTGATGCGCGCCCGGGAGTTCATCATGAAGGACGCCTACTCCTTCGACGTCGATGCCGAGGGGCTGGAGCGCAGCTACCAGGCCATGGACGACGCCTACCGGCGCATCTTCAGCCGCTGCGGCCTGGTCTTCCGGCCGGTGGCGGCCGATCCGGGCGCCATCGGCGGCTCGGGCACCCACGAGTTCATGGCCCTGGCGGACTACGGGGAGGCCCTGATCGTATACTGCGATGCGTGCGGTTACGCGGCCAACGTGGAGAAGGCCACCAGCCGCCTGGCCCCGCCCGTCGACGAGGCGCCCCGGCCCCTGGAGAAGCGGGCCACGCCGGGCGTCCGCACCATCGCCCAGCTGGCCGAGGCGGAGGGCATCCCGCCCCAGCGCCAGATCAAGATCCTGTTCTACTGGGCGATCTACGACGGGCGGGATCCTCAGCTGGTGGCGGCCCTGGTGCGCGGGGACCGCGAGCTCAACGAGGTGAAGTTGAAGAACGCCACCGGCGCCCTGGACGTGCGGATGGCCTCCCGGGAGGAGGTGCTGGAGGTGGCCGGGGCCCCCACGGGGTCGGCGGGGCCGGTGGGCCTCAAGGGCGTGCCCGTGCTGGCCGACGAGGAAGTGATGGCCCTGCGCAACACCGCCTGCGGCGCCAACGAGGAAGGCTACCACTTCTTCAACGTCAACCCGGGCCGGGACTTCACCCCCGACCGGGTGACGGACCTGCGCCTGGTGGGCGCGGGCGACGCGTGTCCCGAGTGCGGCACGCCCATGGCCGCGGCCCGGGGGATCGAGGTGGGCCAGATCTTCAAGCTGTGGACCAAGTACAGCGAGGCCCTGGGCTGCACCTTCAAGGACGCCGACGGCCAGGAGCGGCCCATGGTGATGGGCTGCTACGGCATCGGCATCACGCGGACGGTCGCGGCGGTCATCGAGCAGCACCACGACGAGAAGGGCATCATCTGGCCCATGTCCGTGGCGCCGTACCACGTGGTGGTGGTGCCGGTCAACTATGCCGAACCCGACCAGCGCCAGGCCGCCGAGCGGGTCTACGGCCAGCTGCTCGAGGCGGGCGTGGAGGCGGTGCTGGACGACCGGGACGAGCGGCCCGGCGTCAAGTTCAACGACGCCGACCTGATCGGGTTCCCCCTGCGGGTTACCGTGGGGCCGCGCGGCCTGGCGGAGGGCAAGGTCGAGGTGGTGGAACGGGCTACCGGCCAGGCCACGCCGGTGCCGGTGGACCAGGCGGCGGCCGAGGTGGCTCGCCGGGTCCGGCAGGCCCTGGATGAGCTAAACCGGCGGGACGGCTCGGTGGGCAAGCGTTAA